A genomic segment from Actinoplanes sichuanensis encodes:
- a CDS encoding NAD(P)/FAD-dependent oxidoreductase: MQRHIVVLGAGYAGANAAARLAKRLHPADTRITLVNADAEFVERVRLHQLATGQDLPPRTLTDVFAGTGVRVRIARVTGIDADSRTVQVVDADGPDEITYDTLVYALGSSASGVTEHAYDIAGKGSALRLRNRLAELTAGDAVLVVGGGLTGIEAVTEIAEARPDLAVSLVARGGLGDWLGEKARQHLRTAFDRLGITVLAHTDVETVEPGRVVTAGGRSIPARVTVWTAGFAVHPLAAATTLEVSGTGQIVVDDTMRSVSHPDVYAVGDAALAHGVHGIPLRMSCASGVPSAHHAADAIAARLTGRPIPPNRIGYNAQCMSLGRRDGILQWVTPDDRPKPSAITGRSAARAKELICRAAAWSMSHPTSMLPARRRRISPASTPTQVPV, from the coding sequence ATGCAGCGTCACATCGTCGTCCTCGGAGCCGGGTACGCCGGAGCCAACGCCGCCGCCCGTCTGGCGAAGCGCCTGCACCCCGCCGACACGCGGATCACCCTGGTCAACGCCGACGCCGAGTTCGTCGAGCGGGTCCGCCTGCACCAGCTGGCCACCGGGCAGGACCTTCCGCCCCGCACCCTCACCGACGTGTTCGCCGGCACCGGTGTGCGGGTGCGGATCGCCCGGGTCACCGGTATCGACGCCGACAGCCGTACCGTCCAGGTCGTCGACGCCGACGGACCGGACGAGATCACCTACGACACGCTGGTCTACGCCCTCGGCAGCAGCGCCTCCGGTGTCACCGAGCACGCGTACGACATCGCCGGGAAGGGCTCCGCGCTCCGGCTGCGGAACCGGCTGGCCGAACTGACCGCGGGCGATGCGGTGCTGGTCGTCGGCGGCGGCCTGACCGGCATCGAGGCGGTCACCGAGATCGCCGAGGCCCGGCCCGACCTCGCGGTTTCGCTCGTCGCTCGCGGCGGGCTCGGCGACTGGCTGGGGGAGAAGGCCCGACAGCATCTGCGTACGGCGTTCGACCGGCTCGGCATCACCGTGCTGGCACACACCGACGTCGAGACGGTCGAACCCGGCCGGGTGGTCACCGCCGGCGGCCGCTCGATCCCGGCGCGGGTGACGGTCTGGACCGCGGGATTCGCCGTACACCCGCTGGCCGCGGCGACCACCCTGGAGGTCTCCGGGACCGGGCAGATCGTCGTCGACGACACCATGCGGTCGGTCTCGCACCCCGACGTGTACGCCGTCGGCGACGCCGCGCTGGCCCACGGCGTGCACGGCATCCCCCTGCGGATGTCGTGCGCCTCGGGCGTCCCGTCGGCCCACCACGCGGCCGACGCCATCGCCGCCCGCCTGACCGGCCGCCCGATCCCGCCGAACCGGATCGGCTACAACGCCCAATGCATGAGCCTGGGTCGCCGCGACGGCATCCTGCAGTGGGTGACCCCGGACGACAGGCCCAAGCCGTCCGCGATCACCGGCCGTTCGGCGGCACGAGCGAAGGAGCTGATCTGCCGGGCCGCGGCCTGGAGCATGTCCCACCCGACCTCGATGCTCCCGGCCCGGCGCCGCCGCATCAGCCCGGCGTCGACGCCGACTCAGGTTCCCGTCTGA
- a CDS encoding RNA polymerase sigma-70 factor, translating to MGVDTRAVELFEGARPRLEAIAYRLLGSASDAEDVVQDTYLRWQTADRELIETPEAWLTKVLTNLCLNRLTSARARRETYVGQWLPEPVLAGDRMLGPSETVEQRESVSIAMLTLLERLAARERVVYVLREAFGHTHAEIAELLDLTEANCQQILRRARQHLAADRRRVEVDPAAARKVVEEFLAAALSGRTDTLVRLLSDDVISVGDGGGVVFSLPEPITGVVRVARFLAGLFAPSEARWAMIGGRPVLFAAVVNGMPALVLEVDDRVVGVVTLDLTVDGIAAVHAQVNPAKLDRVRRRWAATEHGKPLHTDW from the coding sequence GTGGGAGTCGATACGCGTGCGGTCGAACTGTTCGAGGGTGCCCGGCCACGGCTGGAAGCCATCGCGTATCGCCTGCTGGGCTCGGCATCCGACGCTGAAGACGTCGTCCAGGACACCTATCTGCGCTGGCAGACGGCCGATCGGGAGCTGATCGAGACGCCCGAGGCGTGGTTGACGAAGGTGCTCACCAACCTCTGCCTCAACCGGCTCACCTCGGCCCGCGCCCGTCGCGAGACCTACGTCGGTCAGTGGCTGCCCGAACCGGTCCTGGCCGGTGACCGGATGCTCGGCCCGTCCGAGACCGTCGAACAGCGGGAATCGGTCTCGATCGCGATGCTCACCCTGCTGGAGCGGCTCGCCGCCCGGGAACGTGTGGTGTACGTGCTGCGGGAGGCGTTCGGCCATACCCATGCGGAGATCGCCGAACTGCTCGACCTCACCGAGGCCAACTGCCAGCAGATCCTCCGGCGGGCCCGGCAGCACCTGGCCGCCGACCGGCGCCGGGTCGAGGTCGATCCGGCCGCGGCCCGCAAAGTGGTCGAGGAGTTCCTGGCCGCGGCGCTCAGCGGACGGACCGACACGCTGGTACGGCTGCTCAGCGACGACGTGATCAGCGTCGGCGACGGTGGTGGCGTCGTCTTCTCCCTGCCCGAGCCGATCACCGGCGTGGTCCGGGTGGCACGCTTCCTGGCCGGGCTGTTCGCGCCGAGCGAAGCCAGGTGGGCGATGATCGGCGGCCGGCCGGTGCTGTTCGCCGCGGTCGTCAACGGCATGCCCGCGCTCGTGCTGGAGGTCGACGACCGGGTGGTCGGCGTGGTCACCCTGGACCTGACCGTGGACGGCATCGCGGCCGTCCACGCCCAGGTCAACCCGGCGAAGCTGGACCGCGTACGCCGCCGGTGGGCGGCAACCGAGCACGGGAAGCCGCTGCACACCGACTGGTGA
- a CDS encoding cation diffusion facilitator family transporter — protein sequence MGHGHSHDHGTVTATGQHRGVLTAALGVSVVVFLVQIVGAVITGSLALLADAGHVLADAGGVALALGATLLAARPASGRRTFGWARAEILAAAVNGLVLAGMGVYVFVEGIRRLIEPAPVAAGGMAIFGLIGLIGNLIGVALLYRAREASLNMRGAFLEVATDAVTSVGVLAAAAVIALTGFTRADAIVSILIGLIIAPRAVKLLREAVNVLLEAAPADVDLDEIREHITELDHVTGVHDLHVYTVTSGLPVLTAHVVVDDSCFHDGHAPQLLDRLQTCLAGHFDVEHSTFQLEPTGHAGHEHPTHH from the coding sequence ATGGGGCACGGACACAGCCACGACCACGGCACGGTCACCGCCACCGGACAGCATCGCGGTGTGCTGACCGCCGCCCTCGGCGTCTCCGTGGTGGTCTTCCTGGTCCAGATCGTCGGCGCCGTGATCACCGGCAGCCTCGCGCTGCTCGCCGACGCCGGGCACGTGCTCGCCGACGCCGGTGGGGTCGCCCTCGCCCTGGGCGCGACCCTGCTCGCCGCCCGGCCCGCGAGCGGGCGCCGCACATTCGGCTGGGCGCGCGCCGAGATCCTCGCGGCGGCGGTCAACGGGCTCGTCCTCGCCGGCATGGGGGTCTACGTCTTCGTCGAGGGCATCCGCCGCCTGATCGAGCCCGCCCCGGTCGCGGCCGGCGGGATGGCGATCTTCGGACTCATCGGCCTGATCGGCAACCTGATCGGCGTCGCCCTGCTGTACCGGGCCCGTGAGGCGAGCCTGAACATGCGCGGCGCGTTCCTGGAGGTCGCCACCGACGCCGTCACCTCGGTCGGCGTACTGGCGGCGGCCGCGGTGATCGCGCTGACCGGCTTCACCCGGGCCGACGCGATCGTGTCCATCCTGATCGGCCTGATCATCGCCCCGCGCGCGGTGAAACTGCTGCGTGAGGCGGTCAACGTACTACTCGAAGCCGCACCGGCCGACGTCGACCTGGACGAGATCCGCGAGCACATCACCGAGCTCGACCACGTCACCGGCGTCCACGACCTGCACGTCTACACGGTCACCTCAGGCCTGCCGGTGCTGACCGCCCACGTCGTCGTCGACGACTCCTGCTTCCACGACGGGCACGCCCCGCAACTGCTCGACCGGTTGCAGACCTGCCTGGCCGGCCACTTCGACGTCGAGCACTCCACATTCCAGTTGGAGCCGACCGGTCACGCCGGACACGAACACCCCACCCACCACTGA
- a CDS encoding NACHT domain-containing protein: MSRTRVALGAAAILAVAVTFTFGYLALSRDRALAGSIIQAVAATITLAGVCGAALWRFTRGRARPASDTGEHLDRLAEAVTRQWDGAVMERGLRYPAPIPMRWRWSTRCISASIEDAAGLPAAARIIALPGTRRITRDDLGGGDLEDLFRVYAGLDSGRILLTGKAGAGKSSAGLLLLLRALRHRAEQENPDRNRVPVPVLLTFYGWDPRRQDFASWLTERLLGDYPDLAAAGRSTVAALVRDGRIAVFLDGLDEIPEDLRPVVVRALDHQVTHRIVLLTRVEEMVRTARGAHLSGAAALELLPVSAEEAADYLVRVSVTPLRPGCRALTSRLRRAPDGPLARAVAQPLMLALLRDRLAADDDVHELLELDHTEDIEDGLLDRVIPLSYRSAPVSPRVDELLHFLAANLTRQGVREFAWWDLPKWLPRGPRTLVTALFAGLLWGLGNGAMLFSDRWILGAGYGSIRDTLLTALLTGPMAAMFAALAVAQPGHQATARRRAGFSRTVIFTGCVCGAISAVAVLAAVDLESALFGLAGSAVLTLLLAKTPMLRRGAGGRLRMVFVDPAALSLPAGVAGVFLGAFISFLPDGVMLAFGSAVGSTLTNGLLIVFLQPPRAIAPVPFGRLRRRGTLLIGIFAATGFGLLTMFMLVDSRTGDVSSRAVITVVAGLMFFLVVLPVIGLLPRRDPSDGGVPASPLRLMRTELRSRLAGGCALGLALSLPAIPSAMLSPTPAGESVSPWMVDVLFAAETVLLLGVLGGPLFAVISSYSWQTFLVGLQMRAAGYGPWNLPRHLDDAHRRGVLRAVGPVYQFRHARLQERLSRPVVPATTVPEYGVPKKVVILNAG; the protein is encoded by the coding sequence GTGAGTCGTACACGAGTCGCGCTTGGCGCCGCCGCGATCCTGGCCGTAGCCGTCACGTTCACCTTCGGATATCTGGCCCTGTCCCGGGACCGGGCCCTGGCCGGGTCGATCATCCAGGCGGTGGCCGCGACGATCACCCTGGCCGGCGTCTGCGGTGCGGCGCTGTGGCGGTTCACCCGAGGCCGCGCCCGGCCGGCGAGCGACACCGGCGAACACCTCGACCGGCTCGCCGAGGCGGTGACCAGGCAATGGGACGGCGCGGTGATGGAACGCGGCCTGCGCTACCCGGCGCCCATCCCGATGCGCTGGCGCTGGTCCACCCGATGTATCTCCGCCTCGATCGAGGACGCCGCCGGACTTCCCGCGGCGGCACGGATCATCGCACTGCCGGGCACCCGCCGGATCACCCGCGACGACCTCGGCGGCGGCGATCTCGAAGACCTGTTCCGGGTCTACGCCGGCCTGGACTCCGGCCGCATCCTGCTGACCGGCAAGGCGGGCGCCGGAAAGTCCAGCGCCGGCCTCCTGCTCCTGCTCCGGGCGCTGCGCCACCGCGCCGAGCAGGAGAACCCCGACCGGAACCGTGTCCCGGTGCCGGTTCTGCTGACCTTCTACGGCTGGGACCCGCGCCGGCAGGACTTCGCGTCGTGGCTGACCGAACGCCTGCTCGGCGACTACCCGGACCTGGCGGCCGCCGGACGCTCCACGGTGGCCGCGCTGGTCCGCGACGGCCGCATCGCGGTCTTCCTCGACGGACTCGACGAGATCCCGGAGGACCTTCGCCCGGTGGTGGTCCGAGCTCTGGATCACCAGGTCACACACCGGATCGTGCTGCTGACGCGGGTCGAGGAGATGGTGCGGACCGCGCGGGGCGCCCATCTCTCCGGTGCCGCCGCCCTGGAACTGCTGCCGGTGTCCGCCGAAGAAGCCGCGGACTATCTGGTACGGGTGAGCGTCACCCCGCTACGACCCGGCTGCCGGGCGCTCACCAGCCGGCTGAGGCGGGCCCCGGACGGCCCCCTCGCGCGGGCCGTGGCCCAGCCGCTGATGCTGGCGCTGCTGCGGGACCGTCTCGCCGCGGACGACGATGTCCACGAACTACTGGAGCTGGACCACACCGAGGACATCGAGGACGGCCTGCTCGATCGAGTGATTCCACTGTCCTACCGGTCGGCGCCGGTCTCGCCGCGGGTCGACGAGTTGCTGCACTTCCTGGCAGCCAACCTGACCAGGCAGGGCGTCCGCGAGTTCGCCTGGTGGGACCTGCCGAAGTGGCTGCCCCGAGGGCCACGGACGCTGGTTACCGCCCTTTTCGCCGGGCTCCTCTGGGGACTCGGCAACGGCGCGATGCTGTTTTCCGACCGATGGATCCTGGGCGCGGGTTACGGATCGATCCGGGATACGCTGCTCACCGCTTTGCTCACCGGCCCGATGGCGGCGATGTTCGCTGCTCTGGCTGTCGCTCAACCCGGGCACCAGGCGACGGCGAGGCGTCGGGCCGGATTCTCCCGAACGGTGATCTTTACCGGCTGCGTCTGCGGAGCGATCAGCGCCGTCGCGGTTCTCGCGGCGGTCGACCTCGAGTCCGCGTTGTTCGGGCTGGCCGGGAGCGCAGTGCTCACCCTTCTCCTGGCCAAGACGCCGATGTTGCGCCGTGGGGCCGGCGGACGATTGCGGATGGTATTCGTCGATCCGGCAGCTTTGTCACTGCCCGCCGGTGTAGCCGGCGTCTTCCTCGGCGCATTCATCAGCTTTCTGCCCGACGGGGTGATGCTCGCGTTCGGCTCCGCCGTGGGAAGCACCCTGACAAACGGGCTGCTGATCGTTTTTCTTCAGCCGCCCCGCGCCATCGCGCCGGTACCGTTCGGGCGGCTGCGTCGACGCGGCACCCTGCTGATCGGTATTTTCGCGGCGACCGGCTTCGGGCTCCTGACGATGTTCATGCTGGTCGACTCCCGGACCGGTGACGTGTCGTCTCGTGCGGTGATCACCGTCGTCGCCGGGCTGATGTTCTTCCTCGTCGTCCTGCCTGTGATCGGCCTGCTCCCGCGCCGCGACCCGTCGGACGGCGGTGTCCCGGCCAGCCCACTGCGGCTGATGCGAACCGAACTGCGCTCCCGGCTGGCCGGAGGATGCGCGCTCGGCCTGGCCCTCAGCCTTCCGGCGATTCCGTCGGCGATGTTGTCGCCGACGCCGGCCGGCGAGAGCGTGAGTCCATGGATGGTCGACGTGCTGTTCGCCGCTGAGACCGTGCTTCTGCTGGGTGTGCTCGGCGGACCCCTGTTCGCGGTCATCTCCAGCTACTCCTGGCAGACGTTCCTGGTGGGGCTGCAGATGCGGGCCGCCGGGTACGGGCCGTGGAACCTGCCGCGCCACCTCGACGACGCCCACCGCCGAGGTGTCCTACGCGCTGTCGGCCCGGTCTACCAGTTCCGGCACGCCCGGTTGCAGGAGCGGCTGAGCCGGCCCGTGGTGCCGGCGACGACGGTGCCGGAGTACGGCGTACCGAAGAAGGTCGTGATCTTGAACGCTGGTTGA
- a CDS encoding BlaI/MecI/CopY family transcriptional regulator, with protein sequence MPHDDEGNPVRRPAGALEADILRVLVSASEPLTPRDVLDRLRLPLSYSTVVTILTRMHDKGMAARYRDGRSFRYAPLTDEASVAAQRMNAALGAGKDRASVLRRFVAALQPGDEELLRRLLDED encoded by the coding sequence GTGCCGCACGACGACGAGGGGAACCCGGTGCGCCGGCCGGCCGGCGCGCTCGAAGCCGACATCCTGCGCGTCCTGGTGAGTGCGAGTGAGCCGCTCACCCCTCGGGATGTGCTCGACCGGCTGCGGCTGCCGCTGTCGTACAGCACGGTGGTGACGATTTTGACCCGCATGCACGACAAGGGCATGGCGGCCCGCTATCGCGACGGGCGTTCGTTCCGGTATGCGCCGCTGACCGACGAGGCGTCGGTGGCGGCCCAGCGGATGAACGCGGCCCTCGGCGCGGGCAAGGACCGGGCGAGCGTGCTGCGCCGATTCGTGGCCGCGCTGCAACCGGGCGACGAGGAACTGTTGCGCCGCCTGCTCGACGAGGACTGA
- the efeU gene encoding iron uptake transporter permease EfeU, whose amino-acid sequence MLATYLIGLREGLEATLVVSILIAFLVKADRKDRLPQVWAGVALAVALSVGFGALLSYTSTTLLRDYDQRELFEAVTSILAVVFVTWMIFWMRRAARSIAGELRGRLADALAVGSVAVAVMAFLSVVREGLETSLIFYSAVQGADVNGGPLFALLGGIATAIVIGVLMYATAVRINLTVFFTVTGVLLILVAAGIGKYGVHDLQESGVLPGLNTLAYDVSGTLDPSAWYTALLTGMFNITPTATVVETLVWFAYAVPVLLLFLRPTGRKQAAVPAPQ is encoded by the coding sequence ATGCTCGCCACCTACCTCATCGGCCTACGCGAAGGGCTCGAGGCCACCCTGGTGGTCAGTATCCTGATCGCCTTCCTCGTCAAAGCCGACCGCAAGGACCGACTCCCCCAGGTCTGGGCCGGGGTCGCGCTCGCCGTCGCCCTGTCCGTCGGGTTCGGAGCGCTCCTCAGCTACACCTCCACCACCCTGCTGCGCGACTACGACCAGCGGGAACTGTTCGAGGCCGTCACCTCGATCCTGGCCGTCGTCTTCGTCACCTGGATGATCTTCTGGATGCGCCGGGCCGCCCGCAGCATCGCCGGTGAACTGCGCGGCAGACTCGCCGACGCGCTCGCCGTCGGCTCGGTCGCGGTCGCCGTGATGGCCTTCCTGTCCGTGGTCCGCGAAGGACTCGAGACGTCACTGATCTTCTACTCCGCGGTGCAGGGCGCCGACGTCAACGGCGGGCCGCTGTTCGCCCTGCTCGGCGGCATCGCCACCGCGATCGTGATCGGCGTTCTGATGTACGCGACAGCCGTCCGGATCAACCTCACGGTCTTCTTCACCGTCACCGGCGTGCTGCTCATCCTGGTCGCCGCCGGCATCGGCAAGTACGGCGTCCACGACCTGCAGGAATCCGGCGTCCTGCCGGGACTCAACACCCTCGCCTACGACGTCAGCGGCACCCTCGACCCGTCCGCCTGGTACACGGCCCTGCTCACCGGCATGTTCAACATCACGCCCACGGCCACCGTCGTCGAGACCCTCGTCTGGTTCGCGTACGCCGTACCCGTGCTGCTGCTCTTCCTGCGTCCCACCGGCCGTAAGCAGGCCGCCGTCCCCGCACCACAGTAA
- the efeO gene encoding iron uptake system protein EfeO: protein MRPSHILAALTAVPLGLTLTACSDTTTDTAAAGAGGPIAVKATDTACEVATTQVDAGTSVFAITNGGQKVTEFYVYAPGDRVMAEVENIAPGLSRNLHVELPAGTYETACKPGMIGKGIRGQLTVSGSAAPLTDDAALLAATDSYSRYVKSQTAALLEKTTEFVDLVKKGDVAGAKAMFPIARTYWERIEPVAEIFGDLDPRIDGREEVTEEGLKFGGFHKIEQDLWQKNDISQSGPIADQLLTDVKEIVTKADAEKLSPLQLANGAKALLDEVAAGKITGEEDRYSHTDLWDFNANVDGSKAAIASLRPVLEERDPALVKTLDTEFANVDTALAKHRAGDGWKLHTDLTQADLKELSDAINALAEPISQVAAVVAKKA, encoded by the coding sequence GTGCGCCCTTCGCATATCCTCGCCGCCCTGACCGCCGTGCCGCTCGGCCTGACCCTCACCGCCTGCAGCGACACCACCACGGACACCGCCGCCGCCGGTGCCGGTGGTCCGATCGCGGTCAAGGCCACCGACACCGCCTGCGAGGTCGCCACCACCCAGGTCGACGCCGGGACCAGCGTCTTCGCCATCACCAACGGCGGCCAGAAGGTCACCGAGTTCTATGTGTACGCCCCCGGCGACCGCGTGATGGCCGAAGTGGAGAACATCGCCCCCGGCCTGTCCCGCAACCTGCACGTCGAACTGCCGGCCGGCACCTACGAGACCGCCTGCAAACCCGGCATGATCGGCAAGGGCATCCGCGGCCAGTTGACCGTCTCCGGTTCGGCCGCCCCGCTCACCGACGACGCCGCGCTGCTGGCCGCCACCGACAGCTACTCCCGCTACGTCAAGAGCCAGACCGCGGCGCTGCTGGAGAAGACCACCGAATTCGTCGACCTGGTCAAGAAGGGCGACGTGGCCGGCGCGAAGGCGATGTTCCCGATCGCCCGCACCTACTGGGAGCGCATCGAGCCGGTCGCCGAGATCTTCGGCGACCTGGACCCGCGCATCGACGGCCGCGAAGAGGTCACCGAGGAGGGCCTGAAGTTCGGCGGCTTCCACAAGATCGAGCAGGACCTGTGGCAGAAGAACGACATCTCCCAGTCCGGCCCGATCGCCGACCAGCTCCTGACCGACGTCAAGGAGATCGTCACCAAGGCCGACGCCGAGAAGCTGTCCCCACTGCAGCTCGCCAACGGCGCGAAGGCGCTGCTCGACGAGGTCGCCGCCGGGAAGATCACCGGCGAGGAGGACCGCTACTCGCACACCGACCTGTGGGACTTCAACGCCAACGTCGACGGCTCCAAGGCGGCCATCGCGTCGCTGCGCCCGGTCCTCGAAGAACGCGACCCGGCACTGGTCAAGACGCTGGACACCGAGTTCGCCAACGTCGACACGGCCCTGGCCAAGCACCGTGCCGGCGACGGCTGGAAGCTGCACACCGACCTGACCCAGGCCGACCTCAAGGAACTCTCCGACGCGATCAACGCGCTCGCCGAACCGATCAGCCAGGTGGCGGCCGTGGTCGCCAAGAAGGCATGA
- the efeB gene encoding iron uptake transporter deferrochelatase/peroxidase subunit, producing MSRVSRRRALTLAGVGAAGLAGAAALTQLKNEPELTTAASATDAVAFTGPNQAGIVTPAQDRLHFVAFDVVTKDRDRLIKLLKDWTAAAARMTAGKDAGVIGAVDGIPEAPPDDTGEAIGLPPSGLTITIGFGPTLFRDASGKDRFALAAHLPPALEPLPKFTGDTIDDAISGGDIAIQACANDPQVAVHAIRNLARIGMGAVSVRWSQLGFGRTSSTSTGQATPRNLFGFKDGTRNLKAEETDLLREHLWVQPGDGPDWLAGGSYLVTRKIRMLIETWDRSPLAEQEMIIGRTKGTGAPMGMTGEFDEVDFDSVGADGQPLLATTSHVRLAHPHTNNNARMLRRGYNFVDGSDGLGRLNAGLFFIAYQRDPRKAFIPVQRSLAANDEMNEYVRHVSTGIFACPPGLTGPDDFWGSALFA from the coding sequence ATGAGCCGGGTCTCGCGGCGGCGCGCCCTCACCCTCGCCGGGGTGGGGGCCGCCGGCCTGGCCGGCGCCGCCGCACTCACCCAGCTCAAGAACGAACCGGAACTCACGACGGCCGCCTCGGCCACCGACGCGGTGGCGTTCACCGGCCCCAACCAGGCCGGCATCGTCACCCCGGCCCAGGACCGGCTGCACTTCGTCGCGTTCGACGTCGTCACCAAGGACCGCGACCGGCTGATCAAGCTGCTCAAAGACTGGACCGCGGCCGCCGCCCGAATGACCGCCGGTAAGGACGCCGGGGTGATCGGCGCGGTCGACGGCATCCCGGAGGCGCCGCCGGACGACACCGGCGAGGCGATCGGCTTGCCGCCGTCCGGGCTGACGATCACCATCGGGTTCGGACCCACCCTGTTCCGGGACGCGTCCGGCAAGGACCGGTTCGCTCTGGCCGCGCACCTGCCGCCGGCGCTCGAACCGCTGCCCAAGTTCACCGGCGACACCATCGACGACGCCATCTCCGGTGGCGACATCGCCATCCAGGCCTGCGCCAACGACCCGCAGGTGGCGGTGCACGCCATCCGTAACCTGGCCCGGATCGGGATGGGCGCGGTCAGTGTCCGCTGGTCACAGCTCGGGTTCGGGCGTACGTCGTCGACGTCCACCGGGCAGGCCACACCACGCAACCTGTTCGGGTTCAAGGACGGCACCCGCAACCTGAAGGCCGAGGAGACCGACCTGCTGCGCGAGCACCTGTGGGTGCAGCCCGGCGACGGCCCGGACTGGCTGGCCGGCGGTTCCTACCTGGTCACCCGCAAGATCCGGATGCTGATCGAGACGTGGGACCGGTCGCCGCTGGCCGAGCAGGAGATGATCATCGGCCGGACCAAGGGCACCGGCGCCCCGATGGGCATGACCGGCGAGTTCGACGAGGTCGACTTCGACTCGGTCGGCGCCGACGGGCAGCCGCTGCTGGCGACCACCTCACACGTACGCCTGGCGCATCCGCACACCAACAACAACGCCCGGATGCTGCGACGCGGCTACAACTTCGTCGACGGCTCCGACGGGCTCGGCCGACTCAACGCGGGACTGTTCTTCATCGCCTACCAGCGCGACCCGCGCAAGGCGTTCATCCCGGTCCAACGCAGCCTGGCCGCCAACGACGAGATGAACGAGTACGTCCGCCACGTCTCCACCGGCATCTTCGCCTGCCCACCGGGCCTGACCGGTCCCGACGACTTCTGGGGAAGCGCCCTGTTCGCCTGA
- a CDS encoding fructosamine kinase family protein yields MGTAGPLAERLARAGIHDVVTVVPVSGGLAAIAGIARRVDAPSVFVKGFADTPGGDPFAAEAEGLAALRELGGVPTPEVILADQELLVLSLLEPRPADEDFWERFAHALAHLHTSTVHPRFGWHRDNWLGRRRQVNTWADDGFGFFAERRLLRWLTEPRVEAALEPADRAALERLCTRLPELLPERPACLTHGDLWAQNVLATTDGRAALIDPAVSYMWAEVDLAHLWTTAPPPESWRFFDVYAELTGLDDDWRARMPIIQLRQHLAVVAQFDDDWGAAATIRATLAPFRSRPVVQAPVVQLHQRPGVGTD; encoded by the coding sequence ATGGGTACGGCAGGGCCGCTGGCCGAGCGCCTGGCACGGGCGGGGATCCACGATGTCGTCACCGTCGTGCCGGTCAGCGGTGGGCTCGCCGCGATCGCCGGGATCGCCCGTCGTGTCGATGCGCCCTCGGTCTTCGTCAAAGGGTTCGCCGACACGCCGGGCGGCGACCCGTTCGCGGCGGAGGCCGAAGGCCTCGCGGCCCTCCGGGAGCTCGGCGGGGTGCCGACACCCGAGGTGATCCTGGCCGACCAGGAGCTGCTCGTGTTGTCGCTGCTGGAGCCGCGACCGGCCGACGAGGACTTCTGGGAACGGTTCGCCCATGCGCTCGCCCACCTGCACACGAGCACCGTCCACCCCCGTTTCGGGTGGCATCGCGACAACTGGCTGGGTCGCCGCCGGCAGGTCAACACCTGGGCCGACGACGGGTTCGGGTTCTTCGCCGAACGCCGGCTGCTGCGCTGGCTCACCGAGCCGCGTGTCGAGGCGGCGCTCGAACCCGCCGACCGGGCCGCGCTGGAACGGCTCTGCACCCGCCTTCCGGAACTGCTGCCGGAACGACCCGCCTGCCTGACACACGGCGACCTGTGGGCACAGAACGTGCTGGCCACCACGGACGGGCGGGCCGCGCTGATCGATCCGGCGGTGTCCTACATGTGGGCCGAGGTGGACCTGGCCCACCTCTGGACCACGGCGCCGCCGCCGGAGTCGTGGCGGTTCTTCGACGTGTACGCCGAACTGACCGGCCTCGACGACGACTGGCGGGCCCGCATGCCGATCATCCAGTTGCGGCAGCACCTGGCGGTGGTGGCCCAGTTCGACGACGACTGGGGTGCCGCCGCGACGATCCGGGCCACGCTGGCGCCGTTCCGGTCACGGCCGGTCGTACAGGCTCCAGTGGTCCAGCTCCATCAGCGCCCGGGCGTAGGCACGGATTGA